One part of the Arabidopsis thaliana chromosome 1 sequence genome encodes these proteins:
- a CDS encoding forkhead-associated domain protein (unknown protein; FUNCTIONS IN: molecular_function unknown; INVOLVED IN: biological_process unknown; LOCATED IN: chloroplast; EXPRESSED IN: 21 plant structures; EXPRESSED DURING: 13 growth stages; Has 376 Blast hits to 369 proteins in 152 species: Archae - 5; Bacteria - 113; Metazoa - 105; Fungi - 46; Plants - 27; Viruses - 2; Other Eukaryotes - 78 (source: NCBI BLink).), with product MVTTTIGGVPVVIAQSRRIPTSLRCFSATANSDLLRSQLDRLHAEAESTRAKANSNRLRLLRLSEAAENLREQAAVNVRTGKENDARDLLLQKKKVMQALDKAKARIELLDTLSSKLNEAISVKETQLIGNISLDLEEDGENTSGGIHIVSPKPESTEDGVENDHTHLDSEGIQLIERNVEDYQELLDTNNNVLEDVSIGSILKEVSSYESFLENLDQKLSRIEAELVTVVNVASLVLNHEDKPKNLKVQQTAEILEEIRRVRERIANIICKEANIS from the exons ATGGTGACGACGACCATCGGCGGAGTTCCGGTGGTGATTGCTCAGTCTCGGAGGATTCCAACGAGCCTGAGATGCTTCTCTGCCACCGCAAATTCTGACCTTCTTCGCTCCCAGCTTGATCGGCTTCACGCGGAGGCAGAGTCCACTCGTGCCAAAG CAAACAGTAATAGGTTGAGACTTTTGAGATTATCTGAGGCTGCAGAGAATCTACGGGAACAAGCAGCTGTCAATGTTCGAACAGGGAAAGAGAATGATGCCAGAGATCTACttcttcagaagaaaaaagttatgcAAGCTTTGGACAAGGCTAAAGCTCGTATCGAGTTGCTCGATACGCTTTCTTCCAAACTTAACGAg GCAATATCTGTCAAGGAAACACAGCTGATAGGCAATATATCTTTGGATCTCGAAGAGGATGGAGAGAATACTTCAGGTGGTATCCACATTGTATCGCCAAAGCCCGAATCTACTGAAGACGGGGTCGAAAATGACCACACTCACTTGGATTCTGAGGGAATTCAACTTATTGAAAGGAATGTTGAGGATTACCAAGAACTTCTTGATACCAATAATAATGTACTAGAAGATGTTTCAATAGGTAGCATCCTGAAAGAAGTGTCTTCTTATGAATCTTTCTTGGAAAATTTAGACCAGAAACTTAGCAGAATCGAAGCTGAACTAGTTACTGTTGTAAATGTTGCATCCTTGGTGCTTAATCATGAAGATAAACCCAAGAATCTTAAGGTTCAGCAGACTGCAGAAATTCTTGAAGAGATTCGTCGTGTGAGGGAAAG AATCGCAAATATCATTTGCAAAGAGGCAAACATCAGTTAG
- the GPAT1 gene encoding glycerol-3-phosphate acyltransferase 1 (glycerol-3-phosphate acyltransferase 1 (GPAT1); CONTAINS InterPro DOMAIN/s: Phospholipid/glycerol acyltransferase (InterPro:IPR002123); BEST Arabidopsis thaliana protein match is: glycerol-3-phosphate acyltransferase 2 (TAIR:AT1G02390.1); Has 381 Blast hits to 368 proteins in 28 species: Archae - 0; Bacteria - 6; Metazoa - 8; Fungi - 0; Plants - 362; Viruses - 0; Other Eukaryotes - 5 (source: NCBI BLink).), whose amino-acid sequence MVLPELLVILAEWVLYRLLAKSCYRAARKLRGYGFQLKNLLSLSKTQSLHNNSQHHLHNHHQQNHPNQTLQDSLDPLFPSLTKYQELLLDKNRACSVSSDHYRDTFFCDIDGVLLRQHSSKHFHTFFPYFMLVAFEGGSIIRAILLLLSCSFLWTLQQETKLRVLSFITFSGLRVKDMDNVSRSVLPKFFLENLNIQVYDIWARTEYSKVVFTSLPQVLVERFLREHLNADDVIGTKLQEIKVMGRKFYTGLASGSGFVLKHKSAEDYFFDSKKKPALGIGSSSSPQDHIFISICKEAYFWNEEESMSKNNALPRERYPKPLIFHDGRLAFLPTPLATLAMFIWLPIGFLLAVFRISVGVFLPYHVANFLASMSGVRITFKTHNLNNGRPEKGNSGVLYVCNHRTLLDPVFLTTSLGKPLTAVTYSLSKFSEFIAPLKTVSLKRDRKKDGEAMQRLLSKGDLVVCPEGTTCREPYLLRFSPLFAELTEDIVPVAVDARVSMFYGTTASGLKCLDPIFFLMNPRPVYCLEILKKLPKEMTCAGGKSSFEVANFIQGELARVLGFECTNLTRRDKYLVLAGNEGIVR is encoded by the exons ATGGTTTTACCAGAGCTTCTCGTGATTCTAGCAGAATGGGTTCTTTACCGTCTTCTTGCTAAATCATGTTACAGAGCTGCTAGAAAGCTCAGAGGCTATGGTTTCCAGTTAAAAAATCTCCTAAGCCTCTCCAAAACACAATCTCTACACAACAATTCTCAGCATCATCTTCATaaccatcatcaacaaaatcacCCTAACCAAACCCTTCAAGATTCTCTAGACCCTCTGTTCCCAAGCCTTACAAAATACCAAGAACTTCTTCtagacaaaaacagagcatgcTCTGTTTCGTCTGATCATTATCGTGATACCTTTTTCTGCGATATCGATGGTGTTTTATTAAGACAACATTCGAGCAAACACTTCCACACGTTCTTCCCTTACTTCATGCTCGTGGCTTTTGAAGGAGGATCGATCATCAGAGCGATCCTTCTCTTGCTCTCCTGTTCTTTCCTTTGGACTCTgcaacaagaaaccaaactcaGAGTTCTCTCTTTCATAACCTTCTCTGGTCTTAGAGTCAAAGACATGGACAATGTTTCTAGATCGGTTCTACCAAAATTCTTCCTCGAGAACTTGAATATCCAAGTTTACGACATCTGGGCTCGAACTGAGTACTCCAAAGTTGTGTTCACGAGCTTGCCGCAAGTGCTGGTGGAGAGGTTCCTCAGAGAACATCTCAACGCTGATGATGTGATTGGGACTAAACTGCAAGAAATAAAAGTCATGGGAAGGAAATTCTACACAGGCCTAGCTTCTGGTTCTGGTTTCGTCCTGAAACATAAATCAGCTGAAGACTACTTTTTTGATAGCAAGAAGAAGCCTGCACTTGGAATTGGAAGCTCTTCAAGCCCACAAGATCAcatcttcatctccatttGCAAA GAAGCTTATTTTTGGAATGAAGAAGAGTCCATGAGCAAGAACAACGCATTGCCTAGAGAAAGATACCCAAAGCCACTGATATTCCACGACGGGAGATTGGCTTTCTTGCCAACACCATTAGCTACATTAGCCATGTTCATATGGCTCCCTATCGGATTTTTACTCGCTGTCTTCAGGATCTCGGTAGGAGTCTTTCTTCCTTACCATGTAGCCAATTTCTTGGCTTCTATGTCCGGTGTTAGGATCACTTTCAAGAcccataatttgaataacgGTCGTCCAGAGAAAGGTAATAGTGGAGTCTTGTATGTATGCAACCATAGGACCCTCCTCGACCCAGTTTTCCTCACCACTTCGCTGGGCAAGCCCTTGACCGCGGTTACTTACAGCCTAAGCAAGTTCTCCGAGTTCATAGCACCTCTCAAGACGGTTAGCCTTAAAAGAGATAGGAAGAAAGACGGTGAGGCAATGCAGAGACTATTAAGCAAAGGAGATCTAGTGGTTTGTCCGGAGGGAACCACATGTAGAGAGCCTTATCTACTAAGGTTCAGTCCTTTGTTCGCTGAGTTAACTGAAGACATTGTTCCCGTGGCTGTAGATGCTCGAGTGAGCATGTTCTATGGGACAACTGCGAGCGGGCTCAAGTGTTTAGACcctatcttcttcctcatgaACCCTAGGCCGGTTTATTGTCTTGAGATTTTAAAGAAGTTGCCAAAAGAGATGACTTGTGCAGGAGGCAAGTCAAGCTTTGAAGTTGCGAATTTCATACAGGGAGAACTTGCTagggttttgggatttgaATGCACTAATCTCACAAGGAGGGATAAGTACTTGGTTCTTGCTGGAAATGAAGGCATTGTCAGATAA
- the PMD2 gene encoding Tropomyosin-like protein (Tropomyosin-related; LOCATED IN: mitochondrion, plasma membrane, plastid; EXPRESSED IN: 25 plant structures; EXPRESSED DURING: 14 growth stages; BEST Arabidopsis thaliana protein match is: Tropomyosin-related (TAIR:AT3G58840.2); Has 146608 Blast hits to 68961 proteins in 3334 species: Archae - 2609; Bacteria - 25073; Metazoa - 65463; Fungi - 13367; Plants - 8726; Viruses - 553; Other Eukaryotes - 30817 (source: NCBI BLink).), with the protein MAEERSLNGEATGQDDESFFDSDQQGDDGKSTELNQKIGDLESQNQELARDNDAINRKIESLTAEIEELRGAESKAKRKMGEMEREIDKSDEERKVLEAIASRASELETEVARLQHELITARTEGEEATAEAEKLRSEISQKGGGIEELEKEVAGLRTVKEENEKRMKELESKLGALEVKELDEKNKKFRAEEEMREKIDNKEKEVHDLKEKIKSLESDVAKGKTELQKWITEKMVVEDSLKDSEKKVVALESEIVELQKQLDDAEKMINGLKNVVEEPLNGIEFKSWSPNVTAVGSGGAVAAVAVAVAGAAVVCYIYHSRRV; encoded by the coding sequence ATGGCGGAAGAGAGGAGCTTGAACGGCGAAGCGACTGGTCAGGATGATGAGAGTTTCTTCGATTCTGATCAGCAAGGCGACGACGGCAAGTCCACGGAACTCAATCAGAAGATCGGAGACCTCGAGTCTCAGAATCAGGAACTGGCCAGAGATAACGATGCTATCAATCGTAAAATTGAGAGCTTGACGGCGGAGATTGAGGAGTTGAGAGGAGCCGAATCCAAGGCCAAGCGTAAGATGGGTGAGATGGAGCGAGAGATTGACAAGTCCGATGAGGAGAGGAAGGTTCTTGAAGCCATAGCTTCTAGAGCTTCGGAGTTAGAGACCGAAGTTGCACGGCTGCAGCATGAACTGATCACGGCCAGGACGGAAGGGGAAGAGGCTACGGCGGAGGCGGAGAAGCTGAGGTCTGAGATTTCACAGAAAGGTGGTGGAATTGAGGAATTGGAGAAAGAGGTCGCTGGTTTAAGGACTGTCAAGGAggagaatgagaagagaatGAAGGAATTGGAGTCAAAGCTTGGTGCTTTGGAGGTGAAGGAGTTAgatgagaagaacaaaaagttCCGTGCAGAGGAAGAGATGAGGGAGAAGATTGACAATAAGGAGAAGGAGGTTCATgatttgaaggagaagatTAAGAGTTTGGAATCAGATGTAGCAAAAGGGAAAACAGAGTTGCAGAAGTGGATAACAGAGAAGATGGTTGTGGAAGATTCGTTGAAAGATTCAGAGAAGAAAGTGGTGGCTTTGGAATCAGAGATTGTGGAGTTACAGAAACAGTTGGATGATGCTGAGAAGATGATCAATGGATTGAAGAATGTGGTTGAGGAGCCACTGAATGGCATTGAGTTCAAGTCATGGTCGCCGAATGTGACTGCTGTTGGTTCCGGTGGAGCTGTGGCAGCGGTTGCAGTTGCAGTGGCAGGAGCAGCTGTTGTCTGCTACATTTACCACTCGAGGAGGGTTTGA
- a CDS encoding uncharacterized protein (unknown protein; BEST Arabidopsis thaliana protein match is: unknown protein (TAIR:AT2G30930.1); Has 16 Blast hits to 16 proteins in 3 species: Archae - 0; Bacteria - 0; Metazoa - 0; Fungi - 0; Plants - 16; Viruses - 0; Other Eukaryotes - 0 (source: NCBI BLink).), whose product MADSLLQKATSALGEAKQTVMASAETAKTNVVKDAVDNVVSRGIDGAKTLLHGLEEKKDEVSSKIMGAVTHFTGSADSAATTANRDLPVSTDNQPLLAAGREVETPWWKNCCGILDLLKASSSAT is encoded by the exons ATGGCAGACTCCCTTTTGCAAAAGGCCACCTCTGCTCTTGGTGAAGCGAAACAAACTGTTATGGCCTCTGCTGAAACCGCCAAGACCAATGTCGTCAAGGATGCAGTTGACAATGTGGTGTCAAGAGGCATAGATGGAGCCAAAACCCTGTTGCACGGattagaggagaagaaagatgaagtcTCTTCCAAAATCATGGGAGCTGTTACACACTTTACTGGTAGCGCTGACTCAGCAGCCACAACCGCAAACCGTGACTTACCCGTATCCACTGACAATCAG CCACTCCTAGCAGCAGGTCGTGAGGTCGAGACGCCATGGTGGAAGAACTGTTGTGGAATTCTTGATCTTCTCAAGGCATCATCATCTGCTACTTGA
- a CDS encoding ATP-dependent caseinolytic (Clp) protease/crotonase family protein (ATP-dependent caseinolytic (Clp) protease/crotonase family protein; FUNCTIONS IN: 3-hydroxyisobutyryl-CoA hydrolase activity, catalytic activity; INVOLVED IN: response to karrikin, fatty acid beta-oxidation; LOCATED IN: cellular_component unknown; EXPRESSED IN: 23 plant structures; EXPRESSED DURING: 13 growth stages; CONTAINS InterPro DOMAIN/s: Crotonase, core (InterPro:IPR001753); BEST Arabidopsis thaliana protein match is: beta-hydroxyisobutyryl-CoA hydrolase 1 (TAIR:AT5G65940.1); Has 26566 Blast hits to 26556 proteins in 2155 species: Archae - 406; Bacteria - 18031; Metazoa - 1157; Fungi - 686; Plants - 463; Viruses - 0; Other Eukaryotes - 5823 (source: NCBI BLink).) has translation MAQEGQNIDEPVVIGEEKGSVRLTTLNRPRQLNVISPEVVFKLAEYLELWEKDDQTKLILIKGTGRAFSAGGDLKVFYHGQESKDSCLEVVYRMYWLCYHIHTYKKTQVSLVNGISMGGGAALMVPMKFSVVTEKTVFATPEASFGFHTDCGFSYIHSRLPGHLGEFLALTGARLNGKELVAIGMATHFVPSGKLMDLEARLVSLDSGDADVVQSTIEEFSEKVNLDKDSILNKQSVINECFSKESVKQIIQAFEAEASKDGNEWITPVIKGLKRSSPTGLKIVLQSIREGRKQTLSDCLKKEFRLTLNILRKTISPDMYEGIRALTIDKDNSPKWNPATLDEVDDEKINSVFKLFEDDDIELQIPETEENRWGGKYETSGYASVRG, from the exons ATGGCTCAAGAAGGTCAAAACATCGATGAGCCG GTTGTTATTGGAGAGGAAAAAGGTTCTGTAAGATTGACTACTCTTAACCGCCCTCGTCAGCTGAATGTCATCTCTCCGGAAGTG GTCTTTAAGCTTGCAGAATATCTTGAATTGTGGGAGAAGGATGACCAAACAAAGCTTATATTGATCAAG GGTACAGGTAGAGCTTTCTCCGCCGGTGGTGATCTAAAGGTGTTTTATCACGGACAGGAATCAA AGGATTCTTGCCTTGAGGTTGTTTACCGGATGTACTGGCTGTGTTATCATATCCACACATACAAGAAGACGCAG GTGTCTCTGGTTAATGGAATATCGATGGGTGGAGGTGCAGCATTGATGGTCCCTATGAAGTTTTCAGTTGTGACAGAGAAAACT GTTTTTGCGACTCCAGAAGCAAGTTTCGGGTTTCACACTGATTGCGGGTTCTCCTACATCCATTCACGTCTTCCTGGTCATTTAG GAGAGTTCTTGGCTTTAACTGGGGCAAGATTGAACGGCAAAGAACTTGTAGCAATTGGAATGGCAACACATTTTGTACCTTCTGGT AAATTGATGGATCTGGAGGCACGGCTTGTGAGTTTAGACTCAGGAGATGCGGATGTAGTCCAATCCACAATTGAAGAGTTCTCCGAGAAAGTCAACCTTGACAAAGACAGCATCCTTAACAA GCAGTCGGTAATCAATGAGTGTTTCTCAAAAGAAAGTGTGAAGCAGATCATACAAGCATTT GAAGCTGAAGCAAGCAAAGACGGGAATGAATGGATAACTCCAGTCATCAAAGGTCTAAAGCGATCGTCACCCACAGGGTTGAAGATAGTACTACAATCG ATCCGTGAAGGTAGAAAACAAACGCTGAGTGATTGCCTGAAGAAAGAGTTTCGGCTCACCTTGAATATCTTGAGGAAAACCATATCCCCTGATATGTATGAG GGTATAAGGGCTCTGACCATAGACAAAGACAATTCTCCAAAG TGGAATCCAGCGACATTAGATGAGGTGGATGATGAGAAAATCAACTCGGTGTTTAAGCTCTTTGAGGATGATGATATTGAACTACAAATCcctgaaacagaagaaaacag GTGGGGAGGCAAATACGAGACTTCAGGCTACGCATCTGTACGAGGATAG
- a CDS encoding NOL1/NOP2/sun family protein (NOL1/NOP2/sun family protein; FUNCTIONS IN: methyltransferase activity, RNA binding; INVOLVED IN: biological_process unknown; LOCATED IN: cellular_component unknown; EXPRESSED IN: 23 plant structures; EXPRESSED DURING: 13 growth stages; CONTAINS InterPro DOMAIN/s: Bacterial Fmu (Sun)/eukaryotic nucleolar NOL1/Nop2p (InterPro:IPR001678), Pseudouridine synthase/archaeosine transglycosylase-like (InterPro:IPR015947), Bacterial Fmu (Sun)/eukaryotic nucleolar NOL1/Nop2p, conserved site (InterPro:IPR018314), Pseudouridine synthase/archaeosine transglycosylase (InterPro:IPR002478); BEST Arabidopsis thaliana protein match is: S-adenosyl-L-methionine-dependent methyltransferases superfamily protein (TAIR:AT4G26600.1); Has 13569 Blast hits to 8411 proteins in 2331 species: Archae - 604; Bacteria - 9970; Metazoa - 826; Fungi - 418; Plants - 360; Viruses - 0; Other Eukaryotes - 1391 (source: NCBI BLink).), whose amino-acid sequence MSKARVLLKPSSLTTCLTRAKAFFSSVSQSRSISHQMEMGPSDSERYCYDPVLRWNPEVEDYFTKAYGPDHFARISKALTRPSSYSCIRVNTVKTTSDAVIEKLTKILNDSEEGLKLVQPDGSSPVTKCQIPGLDYVVFVNGSGPHKIEYDSGLENPPKEVLVSRKCAEAVLRGAQVYVPGVLACTAHVEKGDAVAVCVAMEQPGDEGDWSVNMTRGTTLQGLPTDPYYRERSGLYIGMGTAMLSRAGMFRVPNGIAVDLNHRVFRLPSLHNILEGEIFLQNLPSIIVAHALDPQKGERILDMCAAPGGKTTAIAILMNDEGEIVAADRSHNKVLVVQNLSAEMGFTCITTCKLDALKSVCLPTTLNESTILINGDNSSSMTSHSELSSNEEMTSVTSRRSEADKSCEKNDSTEQPNGGDNVSQAYIRKNKGRLKNGRGRTQCQGGRAGKSQGFPPNSFDRVLLDAPCSALGLRPRLFAGLETVVSLRNHGWYQRKMLDQAVQLVRVGGILVYSTCTINPSENEAVVRYALDKYRFLSLAPQHPRIGGPGLVGRCEFPDGYIEEWLKPGEEELVQKFDPSSELDTIGFFIAKFSVGPKD is encoded by the exons ATGAGTAAAGCGAGGGTTCTGCTAAAACCCTCTTCCCTCACCACTTGCTTAACCAGAGCCAAggccttcttctcctctgtttctcagTCACGCTCTATCTCTCATCAGATGGAGATGGGTCCTTCCGATTCGGAGCGTTACTGTTATGATCCGGTACTGCGATGGAATCCTGAAGTTGAAGACTACTTCACTAAAGCTTATGGACCCGATCACTTTGCTCGCATTTCAAAGGCTCTCAC GCGCCCATCTTCATACTCCTGCATTAGGGTGAACACTGTTAAAACGACGAGTGATGCGGTTATCGAAAAGCTTACGAAAATTTTAAACGACTCGGAGGAGGGCTTGAAGCTAGTACAACCAGATGGAAGTAGTCCCGTCACCAAGTGTCAGATACCTGGTTTGGATTATGTTGTCTTTGTCAATGGTTCAGGCCCACATAAGATAGAATATGATTCTGGTCTTGAAAACCCTCCAAAGGAGGTACTAGTGAGCAGGAAGTGTGCTGAAGCAGTTCTCAGAGGAGCCCAG GTCTATGTGCCAGGTGTACTGGCTTGCACTGCCCATGTTGAGAAAGGAGATGCGGTTGCTGTCTGTGTTGCTATGGAACAACCTGGTGATGAAGGTGACTGGAGTGTTAATATGACTCGTGGGACCACTCTCCAGGGGCTGCCAACAG ATCCTTACTATCGTGAACGCAGTGGACTATATATCGGCATGGGAACAGCTATGTTGTCAAGGGCTGGGATGTTTCGTGTTCCTAATGGAATTGCGGTGGATTTGAACCATAGAGTTTTCAGATTGCCTTCTTTACATA ATATCCTTGAGGGGGAAATATTTCTTCAAAACCTGCCAAGTATTATTGTTGCTCATGCTCTTG ATCCTCAAAAAGGGGAGAGAATATTAGATATGTGTGCAGCACCTGGAGGGAAGACTACTGCAATTGCTATACTTATGAATGATGAGGGAGAGATAGTGGCAGCAGATAGATCTCATAACAAG GTGCTGGTTGTCCAGAACTTGTCTGCTGAAATGGGTTTTACCTGCATAACAACATGTAAATTAGATGCACTAAAATCTGTCTGTCTTCCGACCACACTCAATGAGTCCACAATATTAATTAACGGTGATAATAGTAGTTCCATGACCAGCCATTCTGAATTATCATCAAACGAGGAAATGACATCTGTTACTTCTAGAAGATCCGAGGCTGACAAATCATGTGAGAAAAATG ACAGCACTGAACAGCCAAATGGAGGGGATAATGTTAGCCAAGCTTACATCAGGAAGAATAAAGGAAGGTTGAAAAATGGTCGTGGAAGAACTCAATGCCAAGGTGGAAGAGCTGGAAAATCACAAGGTTTCCCGCCTAATAGTTTCGATAGGGTCCTTTTAGATGCTCCTTGTTCTGCCCTTGGCTTGAGACCTCGTCTTTTCGCTGGACTG GAGACTGTTGTATCTTTGAGAAACCATGGATGGTACCAGCGGAAAATGTTGGACCAGGCTGTTCAATTGGTTCGCGTTGGTGGAATTCTTGTATACTCAAC GTGCACAATTAACCCTAGCGAGAATGAGGCCGTGGTTCGCTATGCCCTGGATAAATAcagatttctttctttagcaCCACAG CATCCTAGGATCGGAGGACCTGGTCTAGTTGGTCGATGTGAATTCCCAGACGGATATATCGA GGAGTGGTTAAAACCCGGTGAAGAAGAACTGGTTCAGAAATTCGACCCGTCATCTGAGCTCGATACCATCGGGTTCTTTATAGCAAAGTTCAGCGTCGGCCCCAAGGATTAG